A single genomic interval of Lathyrus oleraceus cultivar Zhongwan6 chromosome 7, CAAS_Psat_ZW6_1.0, whole genome shotgun sequence harbors:
- the LOC127103824 gene encoding uncharacterized protein LOC127103824: protein MYPSPEVEQHSEKDDDSFSSEKDMAVEGLCSLGQTVSGKGKSVASKTANTSHSEKHDDANDVIDLKDDRSDDQEDDLLHHLKPSVAKHMKTRKGRSVAELMSARKTKKIVGIGPCKSWSKVEVKKRKVREDSESKEDVEKDVPDISHVKKTTVRKSPVKVVACYEGLVKESIVNIPEDIADKNNKEFCKVFVRGKCITFSPTVINNFMGRKVEGAGELEATDNEVYREITARQVKGWPIKKHLPAGKLTVKYAILHKIVAANWVPTNHISTIANTLGSLLTVDYVLGFVTP, encoded by the exons atgtacccctctcctgaggttgaacaACATAGTGAGAAGGATGACGATTCCTTCAGTTCTGAGAAGGACATGGCTGTTGAAGGTTTGTGCTCTCTAGGGCAAACTGTGTCTGGTAAAGGAAAATCTGTGGCATCTAAAACTGCCAATACTTCCCACTCTGAGAAGCATGATGATGCAAACGATGTGATTGACCTAAAGGATGATAGGTCTGATGATCAAGAGGATGACTTACTTCATCATTTAAAGCCAAGTGTGGCTAAACACATGAAGACTCGAAAAGGAAGATCTGTGGCTGAACTTATGTCAGCTAGAAAAACTAAGAAGATTGTTGGTATTGGTCCCTGcaaatcttggagcaaggttgaagtgaagaagaggaaggttagAGAAGATTCTGAATCTAAAGAGGATGTTGAGaaagatgtccctgacatctcccaTGTGAAGAAAACCACTGTGAGGAAGTCTCCTGTTAAAGTTGTTGCT TGCTATGAGGGTTTAGTTAAGGAATCCATTGTCAATATTCCTGAGGATATTGCTGATAAGAACAATAAGGAATTTTGCAAAGTGTTTGTGAGAGGTAAGTGTATCACATTCTCTCCCACTGTTATTAACAATTTTATGGGAAGAAAAGTTGAGGGTGCAGGTGAATTGGAAGCTACTGACAATGAGGTCTATAGAGAAATTACAGCAAGGCAGGTGAAAGGGTGGCCtattaaaaagcatcttcctgctgGGAAATTGACTGTCAAGTATGCTATATTACATAAAATAGTAGctgcaaattgggtgcctaccaaccatATTTCCACAATTGCTAATACCCTTGGAAG CTTGCTTACAGTTGATTATGTACTTGGTTTTGTAACCCCTTAA